tgctgccctccagagccctaaccactgctgcacactgctgcccttcagagctctaaccactgctctgcactgctgccctccagagccctaaccactgctgcacactgctgcccttcagagctctaaccactgctctgcactgctgcccttcagagctctaaccactgctctgcactgctgccctacagagctctaaccactgctgcccttcagagctctaaccactgctctgcactgctgccctacagagccctaaccactgctgtgcactgctgccctccagagccctaaccactgctgcaCACTGTTGCCcttcagagctctaaccactgctgcgcactgctgcccttcagagctctaaccactgctGCCATTCAAAGCCCTAACCACTGTTGCCCTTCAGAGTTCTAACCACTGTTGCCCTTCAGAGTTCTAACCACTGCTGTGCACTGCTgccctccagagccctaaccactgctgccctccagagccctaaccactgctgcccttcagagctctaaccactgctgcccttcagagccctaaccactgttGCCCTTCAGAGTTCTAACCACTGCTCTGCACTGCTGCccttcagagccctaaccactgctgcccttcagagccctaaccactgttGCCCTTCAGAGTTCTAACCACTGCTCTGCACTGCTGCccttcagagccctaaccactgctgtgcactgctgccctccagagccctaaccactgctgcccttcagagccctaaccactgctccacactgctgccctccagagctctaaccactgctgcccttcagagccctaaccactgctccgcactgctgcccttcagagccctaaccactgctccactgCATCCTGCACTCCCACCAGTGCCTTACTGAAGATATCCttgattcattttattacaggAGAGCTGCTGCCATGGAgggaagaatctgaggactttAAACCAGTCCCCCCTGAGCTGGGTCCTGTACGcatgcgggagtgtagcgtggtgctggagagaatctgtgtgagagagcaaggcgctggagaggaaggctctcccaacagcacgcaaggaggcgGAAAGGAAGACGAGAGCTCAGATTCAGAGTGCAGTCCAGCAGGTGAGTCCAGACTCTGTGTCGTACAAGACTGTGCATTCAGTGAAAGCACTCGATCAGAGAGCatgatgtgccctatagcctgctAGTTTTGAATCTGGGCTGTGCTGTTGCTGGCTGTGGCCGGGAgctccttggggggggggggggtagctggTTGGGAGGGTTCAGTCAGTTGGATAATCTCGTTGTCTCTccatgcaccagtgacccctgtggctggctgggcTAGTGTGAGCTGATTGTATGTCACCAATCTGCATTGTCCTCGAATGCagtgggtctggtggcttcgctgtgggcTTGCAGTAATGAAAAAGATGGGGGCATGACAGATCGTAAAATAAAACTGGCTTTCAGATAGGAAGAAAAAACGGGTGTAATAATTGAcgtttccaaattaaaaaaaaataagttaacacGTAGTATAATGCACTAGTACATGTAGTAGTttatttgaaacatacaaaaacagCATGTGTCTTTGGACCTACTAGCGAACTTTAGATATTTCTGATTTTTATTACAGTTGCTTTCATGTACTTTATTacagtggccctgaagtgcaaaacgaAAAACCCACAacgaaaaacacaaatacatttctttacagAAATACCAAAAAActtgacaaagaaaaaaaaaaaaagctgtggttGCGTCTTTAGAAAAGCATGATTGTGATCTGGTGTGTGTTAAAATCTGGGAGACaatgtttgtgcttttttttaaaaatgaaaaaacgcATCTTGGTTGGCGTTTAGTTTACTCAACAGTTCATTCTAAGACATGGACAGATTAAGTAATATTACTTTTTACAGTATGttgtgtcacatttttcagtagcTTACACTGTTTATAATGTGCACGTGTGGATTTTAAAACTACTGTAGCCtgttgtgacagagatcaaatgattcttggtgttagatctccctcctgacctgtgagggcgctgtgtgaaGGGAACacagtaccctggactggatggccagacaattattgttgttgttgttgttgtttatttcttagcagacgcccttatccagggcgacttacaattgttacaagatatcacattatttttacatacaattacccattcatacagttgggtttttactggagcaatctaggtaaagtaccttgctcaagggtacagcagcagtgtcccccacctgggattgaacccacgaccctccggtcaggagtccagagccctaaccactactccacactgctgccctgcattcccagggttaggcggaagtcggccatctagaaagggggcagagctgctgtgtactaaatcatcgacccggaagggaaacgatgtggcatttgcagattggaggagcagttgcacttGTTAACCGAGGGGGCATGGTTGAAggtatttaaggggacgtagtgatgtaatctgttcctttgtgaatggttaaagaCGGTTAACTAAAAGGAGAACTATGCTGTGATAGTGTGAGTTTGTTTTGTCGTTATTAAATACTGTGTTGTTGTTTAGACGGCTACATGATCCGGAGCTGctgccaaaggccagcaccaaacctggaTCAACATCATGGCAATTTGTATCAccagaactgtattcaccacgagcactagagcgaGCGCTGTGgactggtgtgtgtgtttgtgttacgtgtgggtgaacggAAACGAGACTGTTATTATTTAGGGGCAAACCCGCGGATTTTATacaagcaatacacgccgctgtactgcttcattaacattgttatgaTTTAatgtttgccatcaggccattgcgTATAAACACTAAATCACtgttgcacctggattatcactCTGtcttattgatcacctgcacacagGTAACCACTTTGGCACACCTGTGTTTAATGTTTTCAGACCGTAATAGGCATACAACCTTTAAGCAACATTTATTTCAAGTGAACTGTGATGTCAGATACGTTTAGCTTTAGCTAATTTAATCAAATAAAGCTTACGTGTTATCATCATTAGTACATTATCTAATAACCAAATAAAACAGAGCTTTAGTcataaagaaaacactattaaaaataTAATAGTCAATTATAAAATTAGACGAGTTCAGTGAAGTATTTGCAGGCAGTATTTccagggtttttttgtgtttgaaaaacacTATTAGAAATATAATGGTCAGTGTATTAAATGAGACTTGTTCAGTGAAGGTGCTGTAGAGTATTTGCAATTGCAGACagtattccagtttttttttttttttttactaaaaaggGGCGGGGCCTCCGatggctgtgctgtgtggtgttaACAAGACATTCTACCCTGAGCATTGTTTTTATATAGGTGCTTGGAATTGGCCTTATACCTCCTGTATTTCATTGTCATTTGTTGGTATTtgcataaaaaaagcaaaaaataatttttaactCCCTCCACCTTCAGCAGACACGTGCCTGCGTGCGGCTGGGGGCCAGTGCGATTTCTATAGCAGAGTGCTCCAGCATGACGTATTTCAGTTATGAAAtgtcttgtgtgtttttctttttgtgtttccaTTTTGCACAtcagggccaccatactttatACTTATCTGACTTTCTGTCTTTGtatttttccaggttccagttcagcagctaaagcgagggcgggcggtgAACATTCTGACTGTGGGAATGATGTCACCCAGTTAGGgaattttaaaacacaccagcgaactcgcAGCGAACAGAAActgtatcactgttctgactgtggaaagagtttcagggaCTCTGCACactttaaaagacaccagcgaattcacacaggagagaaaccgtatcgctgctctgactgtgggaagagtttcaatgaCTTGggaaaccttaaaagacaccagcaaattcatacaggagagaaaccatatagctgctctgactgtgggcaGTGTTTCAATGACTCAGGaaaccttgttttacaccagcgaattcacacaggagagaaaccgtatcgctgctctgactgtgggaagagtttcagattGTCAGGGCACCTTGTAagacaccagcgagttcacacaggagagaaaccgtatcgttGCTCcgactgtgggaaaagtttcagtTTGTCAGGAAACCTcgttttacaccagcgaattcacacaggagagaaaccgcatcactgctctgactgtgggaagaatttcagGAGGTTGGGAGACCTTgtaatacaccagcgaattcacacaggagaaaaaccgtataACTGCtcagactgtgggaagagtttcagtttgtCAGGAAACCTTGTAACTCACCAgagagttcacacaggagagaaaccgtatcgctgctctgactgtgggcaAAGTTTCAGTCACTTGGGaaaccttcaaacacaccagcgtattcacacaggagaaaaaccgtattactgctttgactgtgggaagagtttcagtctgtcacGAACCCTTGTaagacaccagcaaattcacatgagaaaaaaccaaaaaaagactGCATAAAAAACCTTTTGTGCGTTTTACTCAGAAGAGCCAGCTTCCCAATGTTTCAGTGCAGCAGCTTGCTAACTTAATgaactgtatcttgtatttgctCTGATAAGGACTGACATTATTGGatattatacagtaaaacctgcatGAGCAACTACCTCAGAAGAGAGACAGCCTGTCATGAGCGACTCCTTGCAGAGGACATGGAACCcaacaatgaggactactgctttgagagtttaacccaacaatgaggactactgctttgagagtttaaccctacaatgaggactactgctttgagagtttaacccaacaatgaggactactgctttgagagtttaaccctacaatgaggactactgctttgagagtttaaccctacaatgaggagcactgctttgagagtttaaccctacaatgaggactactgctttgagagtttaacccaacaatgaggactactgctttgagagtttaa
The sequence above is a segment of the Acipenser ruthenus chromosome 51, fAciRut3.2 maternal haplotype, whole genome shotgun sequence genome. Coding sequences within it:
- the LOC117965821 gene encoding zinc finger protein 436-like; translated protein: MDSVKMESIPIKEELPKLEVVPIRLEYSGLASLPIKQELCEMPCDRIKPEVSAGVKTECSEVEIPQTAEPVPMKEEVLEVINLDLLKVEFECLRPGREEYEDFKPAPPEPLPELGPVRLQKCGVVLERIGARDRGVGEEGFPSRTQGRGMEDESSESECSPAGELLPWREESEDFKPVPPELGPVRMRECSVVLERICVREQGAGEEGSPNSTQGGGKEDESSDSECSPAGSSSAAKARAGGEHSDCGNDVTQLGNFKTHQRTRSEQKLYHCSDCGKSFRDSAHFKRHQRIHTGEKPYRCSDCGKSFNDLGNLKRHQQIHTGEKPYSCSDCGQCFNDSGNLVLHQRIHTGEKPYRCSDCGKSFRLSGHLVRHQRVHTGEKPYRCSDCGKSFSLSGNLVLHQRIHTGEKPHHCSDCGKNFRRLGDLVIHQRIHTGEKPYNCSDCGKSFSLSGNLVTHQRVHTGEKPYRCSDCGQSFSHLGNLQTHQRIHTGEKPYYCFDCGKSFSLSRTLVRHQQIHMRKNQKKTA